DNA sequence from the Methanolobus psychrophilus R15 genome:
AAAAAGCCCACACTTGCAGGAACCGCGTGTTTCAAGGTCTATTTTATGCGCTGCACATGGACAAATGATCTTCTTATCCTTTTCTTTGTCCCCTGTCCTCTTCTGGCAGAAACAGTACCATTCTCCAAACTGCTTCTTGTTATTGCAGATACCTTTAACTGCAGTAGTGATAACATCCCAGTCGCTGTTCAGCCTGTATCCTGAGTTTTCTGCATTTTTCTTCGAGCGTTCATAGAATTCAGCCTCAAGTTCACCATCGAATCTCATTTTTATCACTCTGTTTTACTGTTTTAGTTGTTCTATCATAATACTAACATGTCGCAATTTAAGACTTTGCCTCTTCTTTTGCGATTTCTGCAAGCCTTTTTCCGACATCTCTGCACTGCTTCAGGTCATCCTCAAAAGGCCTGAACTTGACCTGCAGGCTCTCGGTTGCAAGTTTAAACCCTGCAGATTCTATCTCCTTTTCCATGCCTTTAATAGCTCCGCCTCCCCATCCGTAGGAGCCGAAGAGGAAGTATTTCTTGTTCTTTGGATGAAGCCCTGTCATATATGTAAGAAACCCTGCTACCGTGTAAAACATCTTATTGTTCATCGTAGGGGAGCCAATAGCAATGACCGGTGAATCCATCAGCTCCTTCATGGTCATACTCCAGTCGTTCTTTCTCAAATGGCGCACCCTTACTTCCACGCCTGCTTCTCTTACACCCTCAGCTATCTCCATTGCCATTTTCTCAGTGCTGCCCCACATGGTGTCATAGATCACAAGCACCTTTTGGGCAGCTTCTCCTCTGGCCCATCTGCCATAGGCTTCAATTATCCTGGAAGGATCCTTCCTCCAGATGACACCGTGGGCCGGGGCTATCATATCTATGCTTATCCCAAGCTCTTTTACCTTCTCCACATACTTGATAACCTGTCCGCCGAAGGGCAGCAGGATATTTGCATAGTAGATGGCAGCATCTTCCATGACATCCTCCACTTCATCATCAAAGCGTTTGGAAGTTGCAATGTGCTGGCCAAATGCATCGTTGGAGAAGAGTATCTTGTCCTCCTTGAGGTATGTCTGCATGCTGTCGGGCCAGTGCAGCATAGTTGCCTCAATGAACATCAGTGTCCGCTTTCCGAGTTTTATCTCGTCTCCGGTCTTTGCTACCTGGAATTTCCAGTCGTCACAGCCCATTTCCCTGTAATGCTCACAGAGCCCGGACTTACCCTTGGCGCTTGCAATAAGGGTGGCATTTGTAGCGATGTCCATTATCGCAGGCAATGACCCGGAATGGTCCATCTCCACATGGTTGGAGATAACATAATCTATCTTGGCCGGGTCAACTATCTGCCTTATTCTTTTGAGCATCTCTTCGGAAAAGCTTGCCTTGACCGTGTCGATAAGCGCTATCTTCTCATCAACAATAAGGTATGCGTTGTAACTTCCACCTTTTGGAGTCTCGTAACCATGAAAGTCTCTCAGGTTCCAGTCAACAACGCCTACCCAGTATATTCCCTCTGCTATCTTCAGTGGCTGTGGCTCATCCATAAGCATTATCTCCATCTAAATTATGTCTGCATCCTGAACTCGGTTGCCCATTCGAGAAGCTCATCTATTATCCTGTAATGTCCTCTCTCGGCAGCCGCAACGTTCTCAAAGAAAACCCTTTGGTCCTCATCATCTGCCCTCTTTGCCAGTTCTGAGTAGAAATACTCGCTCTTGTGCTCAAATCTCAGGGCTGCCAGCAATATTCCCACCTCTTCCAGTTTTTTTCCGGAGAACTCTTCCGCAAAAGACGCCTTGAAATCCGGGTAATCAAACTCAACGATAGGTGCCTTTTTCTGCTCTCTGTATTGCCGAAGATACTCGGCATGTTTCTTTTCCTCTTCTGCAAGGAAAGTGTAAAGATCCCTGGCAACCGCATTGCTCATCGAAGATGCTTTTTCCAGATAGTATTCCCGCCCTTCGTTTTCCAGTTCAATGGCCATGGCAATTGCTTCATCGATCGATCCGAGCTGGTCAAGCTCATCTGCTATTTCCTTTAAGGTGTCTTTCATGCCCATACCTCTGCCAGAATAAATGCTATGGTTAATCAAATCAGTTCAGTGTTTGTTTGCCTGAATATGAACAAATCCCACAGATTCAAACTATCGGGGTCCGGCTTAATATATCTTTCGAAGGTCGACTCTTTTCCCGATTGACTTTTTGGTCCCATATTAGGTTCCTCTTTACCCATTTTCAAAAAAAGGCAACCTCTACCTTTATTTAGAAACCTTTTTATTTACTATCATCCATTACAGAGGTTATATTTAGTTTGATTTCAGTATTTTAAATGTATTATTTTGACAGAGGTAATGTGATGGATAAAATCAAGATCGCAATTGCAGGTGTCGGCAATTGTGCAAGCTCTCTGATTCAGGGTATTGAGTACTATAGGGACAAGCATGAAAACGATGCTATAGGACTGATGCACTGGGATATCGGCGGTTACAGGCCTTCCGATATTGAAGTTGTCGCAGCCTTCGATATCGATAAAAGGAAAGTGGGGAAAGATATTTCGGAGGCCATTTTCGCACCGCCTAACTGTACGGCTATATTCTGCAGCGATATCCCTCAAAGAGGTGTAGTTGTAAAAATGGGCTGCATCCTGGACGGGTTCTCGGAACATATGATGGATTTCGATGAGAAAAGGACATTTGTACCTTCAGATCAGCCTGAAGCCAGCAAGGAAGGTGTGGTTCAAGCACTGAAGGACTCAGGCGCAGAGATATTACTGAACTATCTTCCTGTAGGCTCCGAGCAGGCGACCCGTTTTTACATGGACTGTGCCCTGGATGCAGGTGTTGCATGCGTCAACAATATGCCAGTTTTCATCGCAAGCGACCCGGAATGGGCCGCGAAATTCGAAAAGAGAGGCATCCCTATCATTGGTGATGATATCAAAGCACAGCTGGGTGCTACTATCACTCACAGGATGCTGGCAGACCTTTTCAATAAGCGTGGAGTGAAACTGGAAAGGACCTACCAGCTCAATACCGGAGGGAACACCGACTTCCTGAACATGCTCAACCGTAGCAGGCTTGCCTCAAAGAAAACATCGAAGACAGAGGCTGTGCAATCCGTTCTCGCACAGCGTCTGGATGATGATAATATCCACGTCGGGCCAAGTGATTACGTTCCATGGCAGAACGACAATAAAGTATGCTTCCTGAGGATGGAGGGCAAGCTTTTCGGAGATGTACCCATGAATCTGGAGTTGCGCCTCTCTGTTGAGGATTCTCCCAACTCCGCTGGCGTGGTCATCGACGCTATAAGATGCTGTAAACTTGCCCTTGACAGGGGAATCGGCGGAGTTCTTTATTCACCTTCGGCCTATTTCATGAAGCATCCTCCAAAACAGTTCACTGATGATGAGGCCCACAAGATGACCAGTGAGTTCATCCACGGCGACCGTACGAACTGAAAGCGGATCTACTGGCTGTAATTATGATGCAGACTGAAGAGCAACGCCGCATATATGGTGTTGACTTCAGTGGCTCAAAAACTGCCTGCAGGAAGATATGGGTGAGCGAAGGCGTCATCGATGACGACGGTATTCTCGGGATATCTGCCTGTTATCCGATATCGGATATAGTTGCGGGAACGAGCCGTGACCGTAGTTCCTGCCTGCTTGCCCTGAGGTCTTTGATCATCGGCAGCACGAATGGGATATTTGGCATGGATTTTCCATTCAGCCTGCCCCATCAGCTTCTTTCTTCTTCGGACTGGAGTTCATTTATTTCTGATTTTCCCGGCAAATATCCTTCTTCGGAACATTTCCGTGAAGAAATGAGATCACTTTCTCCTGACCAGGAACTGAAGCGTCTTACGGATATCGAGGTAAGGGCACCTTTCTGCGTATACAACCTCCGGCTTTACAGGCAGACGTATTTTGGCATACGTGATGTGCTTGGGCCACTGGTTGCAGAGGACTTAGCATGTGTGCTACCTATGCAGGAGCCTGTCCGTAACAAACCCTGGCTTATAGAAGTGTGCCCTGCCTCAACATTGAAAAAAGAAGGGCTGTATATTCCCTATAAAGGCAGGTCTTCAAGAGAGTCAGAAGCAAGGAAATACATCCTTGAGGAGATGGTGGACAGGGGCATCTCCATTCCCTCGCACATTAAAGATACTGCCCTTGCAAACACAGACGGCGATGCGCTGGACAGTGTGATCGCGGCCTTTGCAAGCTCAAAGGCTGTCCGGGGAATGGATTCTTTGAGGGATTCTCTCCCACATATATATCTTACCGAAGGGTACACTTTTTTCTGAGACTCTCAGTATACATCCTGTCGGAAGTATCAATCCTTGCTGACCCCCAATATATCGTATATATCAGAAGGTTTCCTCATCACCGTGATATTTTCCATCTGTGCAAGCTTTTCAGAATTGGAGACATCTATCTCTCTCATCTTGAGGTTCATTGTCTTCCCTTGGGGTGATATAGTCTGCACGGTTCCCCTTTTCTGGTCTACTGCGAGTATGAAGATCGGGGTTTCACCTTTTGCGGTTTGAGCTACAGCATTAGTGACAATGGTGTCTGAGATCCCATTTACTATCTTGGCAACTGTGTTAGCGGTGGCAGGTGCAATAATGAGCGCATCATAGTGTCCCACCTGTAATGGCCCTGCGATGAACGGCGAGTTTGGTCCTCCTTCTTTCTTGAAGTCCGGGAAGTCGTTCTGCAGGTCACTCCACATATGGTACCATTTGAGGACGGTTTCTCCTTCCTTTGAAAGGAAGACCATCATTTCGATGTCATTCTTTTTCTTAATGTCCACCATTATGTCGTACGTTTCCTTAATCAGGTCTCCTGAGCCTGTTATTCCCCATGCTATCCTCTTCATTCAATGTCTCCTCGTATCTTATTGCAATAATCATCCTGGCCTTTCCGGGATGTTCAGTATCCTATCAGTGATTCCTTCTTGACCCTCACATCCGGTATGCCCATGGAGTGCAGCATCTCAGTCATGGACTCCGTCATGGATGGAGGCCCGCAAATGTAGAACTCCCTTGTAGCATAATCAGGTACCTCCTTTCGGATCAGGTTCTCATTGATCCTCTCCCTGCATCCGGTCCAGTTTTCGGATGCTCTGGTCAGGGTCTGGAACACAGTAAGGCGAGGGTTCTGCCGGATCATTTCTGATAACTCTTTCCAGAATACCATGTCCTCCTCGGTCCTGTCACTGCAGATCAGCACTACATCCGTATCCAGCTTCAGATCAGTACAGTACCTGCAGATGCCTCTCATGGGTGCTATGCCTATTCCGCCGCTGAGCAATACTATCTTTTCATACTCTCCTTCGTAACTCATCTTTCCGAAGGGGCCAGTGATATTGAAAGGATATCCGGTTTCCATGGAATCCAGCGCGTTTGAGAATTCGTGGCCGGTAAGTTTCTTTGTGAATTCCAGGTGGTCCTTTTCTGTCGGGCTGCTGGATAAACTGAAAGGCTTGCTGACGCTCTTCCCATTGAATTCCAATGTCACTACAATGTACTGCCCGGCTTTGTAGTCAAAATCAACAGGTCTTTTGAACCTGAAGCTCTTTACATTTGCGCTGCGCTGGATAATTTCACTTATATTCGCCTGGAATTTCAAGATACTTACTCCTGTTGTATCTTTTTAATAAGCTGAGCTGTCTGAATCAGCTTCTTCATTGTCCTGCGAAGGCTCTTGAGACCGTCAGGGTCTTCAGCCACTCCTTCTGCTCCCTTGTCCTTTGACCAGAAAGTTCCGCCAAGGTTGGAACCGAAGGACCCTCCACCCACAGGTATCATTTCGCTGATAACATAAAAATCATGTATGGACCGGATCGCAGGTTCCTGGCCTCCTATCCTGTCACCGCCCACTGCAGCTGCGGCACCAATCTTGTTCAGGAATACCTTTGGGTCGCGTGCAACCACAGCCCTGCACCTGTCCAGAATAGTCTTTGTCTGGGCGCTGAGCGTACCCTGGTAGACAGGAGTGCCGATTATCCAGGCATCAGCCCAGATCATTCTATCATACAGCTCCACAAGATCGTCTTTGTGGATGCAGCCCTGCTTGGTACGCACACAGTAGTCACAGTGAATGCAGAATTTCATGTCCTTTCCGCTTGCAGAGAAATACTCCGTCTCTGAACCAAACTTCTCCTGTGCATATCGCAAGGCCTCATTCACAATAAAATCAGTGGCTTTCTTCCTGGGGCTGCCAGATATACCCAGTAGCCGGATAGCTGAACCTTCAGACAATGGCACTCCAACCTCCTTGTTTATTCAATGGTTATCGATTCCGTGGGGCAGGCATCCACACAGATACCGCATTCCACACAATCTTCAGGTCGTGCAATAACGGACTTCATGTCCCCGTTATTGTCTTTCTGAATCTCTATTACATCTGTAGGGCATGCCTGAGCACATGCTCCGATGCCTTCACACTTGTTTTTATCTACTTTTGCCGGCACTACTATATCCTCCTTTTCATTGTTTTTTATATGAGCCTATAATTGTCAGGGTTATTGTCAACGCTGCCAGGACCATCAATGCCATAGAAGCCGTAAATCCGGGGGCCTGCGCCCGGGCTTCAACAGGTTTTTCCGGGTCATGGATATTACCGGATGCCTTCACCATGGCTATCAGCGGTACTTCATATATCCCTTCTTCGAACAAGTGGTCTATGAGTTCCTGGGGAGCTACCCTGTTATCGGCAATTACCTTTTCAGCAAGCCCGAAACTTATTACAGCGGCAATAAAAACAATGATGTATCTAAAGATGAACACCCCATTTTTACAACAGCATCTGACCTATAGTTAAGTTATTAAGAATGACCCATGAACAATAATTAAAATTGAAGAGGATCCTATGATCCCTTCGAAACTTTCATCTTAGCATTTTCAGCGCATGCCTGCAGGCTGCAACAGCCGGTGCACCTGAGGTTATGAAGATCACATCCATGACTTCCATGATCTCCTCCTTAGTTGCTCCGTTGTTGAGCGCGCTCTTCATCTGGGAAGCCACACAGGCCTCACACTGCTTTGAAGCCACCACTGCGAGTGCCATCAGGATTTTTGTTTTGGCAGGAAGTGCACCATCCTGGAGCAATTTGCTGTTGCACATATTATACTTGTGCAGGAACTCCGGCTCAAGCTCATCAAGGGTTTCCAGTATGTGAGGTGTGAATCCCAGCTTATCTGACATGTCCCCAAGTAAGCCATCGCGTCTTTTTCCTTCTCCGCACATTTTCCTGTCTTCGTTTGGATCTCTATTTCCACACATATTTCTATCTCCGCACATATTTCTATTTCCTTTGTATTAGTAATGAACGTTCAGTCAAAACCCTCTTCTATGGTATGGCCCAGGCAGTAACTGCACATGAGCCGGGGAAGTCCTTTGGGAAGCCTTTCAACATGAGGTGGTTTTCCAATTGATACTGGCAAATCAAGTTCCTTTGCATGGTCAACACACAGGCCCTTGCCGCATACTATGCAAACACAGACAGCTTCACTATCATTTCCTGTATCCATGCAATCATAACATTTCATCATGATATCACCTAATAGTTCTCCTTCAGGGCTTCATGGCAGGGTATGCATAGTATCTTTTTAATATGCTGCACATCCTCGTATTTACACTCAACTCCCATTCCGCACTTCAGCTTAATGCTGTATTCTCCTTCCCATACAGGAGTATCTTCCCTTACCAGGTGTTGTTTACATACTCCTCGCCCGCAAACTATGCAGATGCCCACAGTATCGCTAGTTTTTCCATTTTTAGAACACTCATAACATTTCATGCTAACACTTCTTAATGATTATAATCACGCATACATACTACCATTTTCAAGAACAGGTCCATATAAAAGGCCTGAATGCTATTGATGTCTCTCTGATGTGACGGCTTCCCGAACCTCCACCTCCCTATTTATCTAGTTGCCAATCAATCTGAAACTTCCTCAATATATCTGTATCGGTGATGATGCTTGGCATCTTTGACAGGTGCCGGTATACGGGTTTTTATACATTCCTTTCTATATTTCCAGACTTGCACTTTTAGAAAATGAATGTGCAGTTGCTCCATAGTTTTTCAGTATTCCATGTAGCGTCCTTCTTTGATGGCGAATCAAACCAACAAAGTTTTAAATATGTATAGCCACCTGAATAACAACACTTTTACAGGAGGATTCAAATGACATTTGGAATAGAGTTTGTACCGAGCGACCCGGTTCTTAAGATCGCTCATTATGCAAAGCTTGCTGAAACACAGGGATTTGACAATGTATGGATCACTGACCACTACAACAACCGTGATGTGTACTCCACTTTAGCTGTTCTTGCAATGAACACTAACAGCATCAAGCTGGGTACCGGTGTGACAAATCCGTACACCCGGAACGTAGCTGTGACCGCTTCAAGCATAGCTTCCATCAACGAGATATCAGGTGGCCGTGCAATTCTTGGTCTTGGTCCTGGAGACAAGGCAACTTTTGATGCAATGGGAATCTCATGGGACAAGCCATTGACAATGACAAAGGAAAGTATTTCCGCACTTCGCGCTTTCTTCACAGGGAAGAAGGTCAACCAGGATGGCGAAATGGTCAAGATCAGCGGTGCAAAGATGGCATTCAAGGCAGGTAACGTACCTATCTATATGGGTGCACAGGGCCCTAAAATGCTCGAGCTTGCCGGAGAGGTTGCTGATGGTGTACTGATCAACGCATCCCACCCAAAGGACTTCGAAGTAGCTGTGCAGCAGATCGCATCAGGTGCAAAGAAAGCAGGCCGTGACCCCAAGGAAGTGGATGTTGCAGCATACGCATGCTTCTCAATCGATGAGAAACCTGAGAAAGCAGTCAACGCTGCAAAGGTCGTTGTCGCATTCATAGTTGCAGGCTCACCTGACATGGTGCTTGAACGCCACGGCATTGATGTAGCAGCAAAGGCTGACATCGGCGGTGCAATTGCAAAGGGCGATTTCGGCTCACTCATGGGCGGAATGGTAACTACCGAGATGATCGATGCGTTCTCTATCTGCGGAACCCCGGCTGACTGTAAGGCAAGGATCAATGACCTGCTTGACATCGGTGTGACACAGATAGTTGCCGGCTCCCCAATCGGACCTGACAAAGAGAAGGCTATCAAGCTTATCGGTAAAGAAATAATCGGACAAAAATAAACACGTCGGAGGCAATTAATGGCCCATCCCAAGATATTAGAGGTCATTGAACACGACGTCTGCACAGCTTGCGGGGCATGCGCATCGGTCTGCCCCGCCGGTGCTATCGTCGTGGATAAAAGGGCAGAGATTCGTGACCCTGATAATTTAGAACTGTACGTCAAAGGTGCAGCGCCTGGTGTATGTGAGGGATGTCTTACATGCGCAAGGATCTGTCCTGTCATTGACGGATTTATGGAAGATGAATTTGCAAACGTAAGGTCATTCTTCGGAGCAAAGAGCAATATAAAAGGCCAGGACGGAGGTGTAACTTCCACTCTTGCAAAGGCTTTGCTTGAGAGTGGTGAGGTTGACTGTATCGTTGGCATCGCCAGCGATGACGGGTGGAATACAGAACTGATCCTGATGACAAAGCCCGAAGATGTTGACAGGACAACAGGTACCAAATATACTTATGACTCTGTACTGTCAGCTCTGAAAGAACCATTCGAGAAATACGACCGGATAGCTGTGATCGGAGTCCCCTGCCAGGTACATGCAGCCCGCTTGATATCGGAAAATGTAAATGATAAAATAGTTGTTATTATTGGCCTGCTGTGCATGGAAAGTTTCTATCATGATGTCATGAAGGAAAAGATCCTTCCGGAGATCATGGGACTTAAGGCGGAAGATGTCGTCAAGATGGACTTCGGCAAAGGTCAGTTCTGGAACTATACAAAGGACGGCGAGGCACACAGTGTGAAGATCGCACAGGTTGCTCCGCATGCAAGGAACCCATGCCACCACTGCTGTGACTATACATCATACTTTGCTGATATCTCAGTAGGTTCTGTTGGTACTCCTGACGGATGGAACAGTGTGCTTATACGCACTGATGTCGGTGAGAAGTACTTCGATATGATCAGGGACAAGGTTGAGATCATGGAAGACCCCAAGCCCGGACTGGATCTTATCAAGAAACTTACCACGATGAAACACGACAACAATAAGAAACACTACCTGGAAGTATGTGAAGAGTTCACATTCGATGAATGTGGTATTCACTGATGGTTGTCAAATGCACATGAGAAGGGCGTTCTATATAGGACGCTTCCAACCATTTCATCTTGGGCATTATTCCGTCATAACCAGGATAGCCCGGGATGTGGACGAACTGGTTATCGGCATTGGTAGTGCACAGAAGAGCCACGAGCCCAAGAACCCTTTTACTGCCGGTGAGCGCGTGATGATGATCCGGCATGCTCTTAAGGACACTGATATCACTCATTATGCGATCCCGATAGAGGACCTGCAAAGGAACGCCGTATGGGTCTCGCATATCACTTCTATGACACCGCCCTTTGATCTTGTCTATTCCAACAATCCTCTTGTCATCAGGCTCTTTGAGGAAGCAGGGATTGAAGTGCTCCAGCCGCCTATGTATCACCGGGACGGTTATTCCGGAAGGGAGATACGCAGGAGGATCATCGCTGATGAGGAGTGGAAGCACCTGGTTCCCCCGGCTGT
Encoded proteins:
- a CDS encoding oxidoreductase FAD-binding domain-containing protein; this encodes MKFQANISEIIQRSANVKSFRFKRPVDFDYKAGQYIVVTLEFNGKSVSKPFSLSSSPTEKDHLEFTKKLTGHEFSNALDSMETGYPFNITGPFGKMSYEGEYEKIVLLSGGIGIAPMRGICRYCTDLKLDTDVVLICSDRTEEDMVFWKELSEMIRQNPRLTVFQTLTRASENWTGCRERINENLIRKEVPDYATREFYICGPPSMTESMTEMLHSMGIPDVRVKKESLIGY
- a CDS encoding flavoprotein — its product is MKRIAWGITGSGDLIKETYDIMVDIKKKNDIEMMVFLSKEGETVLKWYHMWSDLQNDFPDFKKEGGPNSPFIAGPLQVGHYDALIIAPATANTVAKIVNGISDTIVTNAVAQTAKGETPIFILAVDQKRGTVQTISPQGKTMNLKMREIDVSNSEKLAQMENITVMRKPSDIYDILGVSKD
- a CDS encoding 5,10-methylenetetrahydromethanopterin reductase, coding for MTFGIEFVPSDPVLKIAHYAKLAETQGFDNVWITDHYNNRDVYSTLAVLAMNTNSIKLGTGVTNPYTRNVAVTASSIASINEISGGRAILGLGPGDKATFDAMGISWDKPLTMTKESISALRAFFTGKKVNQDGEMVKISGAKMAFKAGNVPIYMGAQGPKMLELAGEVADGVLINASHPKDFEVAVQQIASGAKKAGRDPKEVDVAAYACFSIDEKPEKAVNAAKVVVAFIVAGSPDMVLERHGIDVAAKADIGGAIAKGDFGSLMGGMVTTEMIDAFSICGTPADCKARINDLLDIGVTQIVAGSPIGPDKEKAIKLIGKEIIGQK
- a CDS encoding beta-lactamase domain protein; the encoded protein is MDEPQPLKIAEGIYWVGVVDWNLRDFHGYETPKGGSYNAYLIVDEKIALIDTVKASFSEEMLKRIRQIVDPAKIDYVISNHVEMDHSGSLPAIMDIATNATLIASAKGKSGLCEHYREMGCDDWKFQVAKTGDEIKLGKRTLMFIEATMLHWPDSMQTYLKEDKILFSNDAFGQHIATSKRFDDEVEDVMEDAAIYYANILLPFGGQVIKYVEKVKELGISIDMIAPAHGVIWRKDPSRIIEAYGRWARGEAAQKVLVIYDTMWGSTEKMAMEIAEGVREAGVEVRVRHLRKNDWSMTMKELMDSPVIAIGSPTMNNKMFYTVAGFLTYMTGLHPKNKKYFLFGSYGWGGGAIKGMEKEIESAGFKLATESLQVKFRPFEDDLKQCRDVGKRLAEIAKEEAKS
- a CDS encoding 4Fe-4S ferredoxin iron-sulfur binding domain protein, with the translated sequence MPAKVDKNKCEGIGACAQACPTDVIEIQKDNNGDMKSVIARPEDCVECGICVDACPTESITIE
- a CDS encoding F420H2-dehydrogenase subunit, putative; this translates as MHMRRAFYIGRFQPFHLGHYSVITRIARDVDELVIGIGSAQKSHEPKNPFTAGERVMMIRHALKDTDITHYAIPIEDLQRNAVWVSHITSMTPPFDLVYSNNPLVIRLFEEAGIEVLQPPMYHRDGYSGREIRRRIIADEEWKHLVPPAVVDIIEDIDGVERLKQVSKTDID
- a CDS encoding myo-inositol-1-phosphate synthase, whose product is MYYFDRGNVMDKIKIAIAGVGNCASSLIQGIEYYRDKHENDAIGLMHWDIGGYRPSDIEVVAAFDIDKRKVGKDISEAIFAPPNCTAIFCSDIPQRGVVVKMGCILDGFSEHMMDFDEKRTFVPSDQPEASKEGVVQALKDSGAEILLNYLPVGSEQATRFYMDCALDAGVACVNNMPVFIASDPEWAAKFEKRGIPIIGDDIKAQLGATITHRMLADLFNKRGVKLERTYQLNTGGNTDFLNMLNRSRLASKKTSKTEAVQSVLAQRLDDDNIHVGPSDYVPWQNDNKVCFLRMEGKLFGDVPMNLELRLSVEDSPNSAGVVIDAIRCCKLALDRGIGGVLYSPSAYFMKHPPKQFTDDEAHKMTSEFIHGDRTN
- a CDS encoding rubrerythrin — its product is MGMKDTLKEIADELDQLGSIDEAIAMAIELENEGREYYLEKASSMSNAVARDLYTFLAEEEKKHAEYLRQYREQKKAPIVEFDYPDFKASFAEEFSGKKLEEVGILLAALRFEHKSEYFYSELAKRADDEDQRVFFENVAAAERGHYRIIDELLEWATEFRMQT
- a CDS encoding F420H2-dehydrogenase 40 kDa subunit, which produces MAHPKILEVIEHDVCTACGACASVCPAGAIVVDKRAEIRDPDNLELYVKGAAPGVCEGCLTCARICPVIDGFMEDEFANVRSFFGAKSNIKGQDGGVTSTLAKALLESGEVDCIVGIASDDGWNTELILMTKPEDVDRTTGTKYTYDSVLSALKEPFEKYDRIAVIGVPCQVHAARLISENVNDKIVVIIGLLCMESFYHDVMKEKILPEIMGLKAEDVVKMDFGKGQFWNYTKDGEAHSVKIAQVAPHARNPCHHCCDYTSYFADISVGSVGTPDGWNSVLIRTDVGEKYFDMIRDKVEIMEDPKPGLDLIKKLTTMKHDNNKKHYLEVCEEFTFDECGIH
- a CDS encoding FtrB, producing MRFDGELEAEFYERSKKNAENSGYRLNSDWDVITTAVKGICNNKKQFGEWYCFCQKRTGDKEKDKKIICPCAAHKIDLETRGSCKCGLFIK
- a CDS encoding carboxymuconolactone decarboxylase, whose translation is MCGNRDPNEDRKMCGEGKRRDGLLGDMSDKLGFTPHILETLDELEPEFLHKYNMCNSKLLQDGALPAKTKILMALAVVASKQCEACVASQMKSALNNGATKEEIMEVMDVIFITSGAPAVAACRHALKMLR
- a CDS encoding NADPH-dependent FMN reductase, with amino-acid sequence MPLSEGSAIRLLGISGSPRKKATDFIVNEALRYAQEKFGSETEYFSASGKDMKFCIHCDYCVRTKQGCIHKDDLVELYDRMIWADAWIIGTPVYQGTLSAQTKTILDRCRAVVARDPKVFLNKIGAAAAVGGDRIGGQEPAIRSIHDFYVISEMIPVGGGSFGSNLGGTFWSKDKGAEGVAEDPDGLKSLRRTMKKLIQTAQLIKKIQQE